One Cucurbita pepo subsp. pepo cultivar mu-cu-16 chromosome LG11, ASM280686v2, whole genome shotgun sequence DNA window includes the following coding sequences:
- the LOC111804922 gene encoding la protein 1-like, whose product MENSSLDQETAKKVLRQVEFYFSDSNLPRDGFLKKTISGIADGMVDLSLICTFSRMKGHLKLKQDVKPEEIPEDTLKAVAETLRSSSTIKVSEDGKKIGRTTELPKPEELIEQLDDKTIAASPFEYDVKLEDVEAFFNQSAKVNICQQCEAALVEFSTEEDTEKVLKESLLYDGAKLELKPKRDFDEERAKETEEFESARANSSANRKNNIPPESNYPKGLIVAFTLKNVSSGSSAEENGSHGVAADKTECKPDERLDSSKNDSEKTEQIGEEANMSKDEEIKSADDNNGEANKKNDLGNEEKPEVEERTTNDTVNEHEEDEEKPTAAKFTNNMNVVSREDLKVIFQKFGSVKFIDFKIGDESGYIRFEEPEAAQKARAAAVLAEQGGLAVKSFMATLEPVSGEAEKEYWRLLRSNQEKHHRDFKGNRGRGGKFNRGGGKHARSRGHGNDRGRPNKAQKV is encoded by the exons atGGAGAATTCTTCTCTCGATCAAGAGACCGCGAAGAAAGTTCTTCGTCAG GTCGAGTTCTATTTCAGTGACAGTAATCTCCCTAGAGATGGTTTTCTTAAGAAAACTATTAGCGGAATCGCCGATGGAA TGGTCGATTTGTCTTTGATTTGTACGTTTTCTCGGATGAAAGGACATCTTAAATTGAAGCAGGACGTGAAACCAGAGGAGATTCCAGAAGATACTCTGAAGGCCGTCGCTGAAACTCTAAGAAGCTCCTCAACTATCAAAGTTTCTGAAGATG GGAAGAAGATTGGTAGAACTACTGAACTCCCAAAGCCTGAAGAGTTAATAGAACAATTGGATGATAAAACCATAGCTGCATCACCGTTTGAATATGATGTCAAGCTAGAAGATGTAGAAGCTTTCTTTAATCAAAGTGCAAAggtaaatattt GTCAACAGTGTGAGGCTGCCTTGGTAGAATTTTCTACCGAGGAAGATACAGAAAAAGTTTTGAAGGAGAGCTTGCTATATGATGGTGCCAAGTTAGAATTGAAACCAAA GAGGGATTTTGATGAGGAGAGAGCAAAAGAGACAGAGGAGTTCGAAAGTGCACGCGCAAACTCGAGTGCAAACCGCAAGAATAATATTCCCCCAGAATCAAA CTACCCTAAAGGCTTAATTGTCGCCTTTACATTGAAAAATGTGTCATCTGGAAGTTCTGCTGAGGAAAATGGATCTCATGGTGTAGCCGCTGATAAGACCGAATGCAAACCAGACGAAAGATTAGATTCCTCAAAGAATGACTCTGAGAAAACGGAGCAAAtaggggaagaagcaaataTGAGTAAAGATGAAGAGATTAAGAGTGCTGATGATAACAATGGAGAggctaataaaaaaaatgacttaGGCAATGAAGAAAAACCCGAAGTGGAAGAGCGGACTACGAATGATACTGTCAATGAACATGAAGAGGACGAAGAAAAACCCACAGCTGCTAAATTCACAAACAACATGAATGTGGTTTCGCGCGAGGATTTGAAGGTTATTTTTCAGAAGTTTGGAAGTGTCAAG TTCATCGATTTTAAGATTGGAGACGAGTCAGGCTATATCAGATTTGAAGAGCCTGAAGCTGCCCAGAAAGCTCGTGCGGCTGCAGTACTTGCCGAACAAGGGGGGCTGGCTGTGAAGAGTTTTATGGCCACTTTAGAGCCAGTGTCAG GTGAGGCTGAGAAGGAGTATTGGAGGCTACTCCGCAGCAATCAAGAAAAGCATCATCGCGACTTTAAGGGCAACCGTGGAAG GGGTGGTAAATTCAATAGAGGAGGTGGCAAGCATGCTCGGTCAAGAGGGCACGGCAACGACCGAGGTCGCCCGAATAAAGCACAGAAGGTGTGA
- the LOC111804941 gene encoding transcription factor MYB3R-1, which translates to MERDPPVCTPSDVPGDSGRSIQALHSRRTSGPTRRSTKGQWTAEEDEILRKAVQRFKGKNWKKIAECFKDRTDVQCLHRWQKVLNPELVKGPWSKEEDETIVELVQKYGPKKWSTIAQHLPGRIGKQCRERWHNHLNPAINKEAWTQEEELALIRAHQIYGNRWAELTKFLPGRTDNAIKNHWNSSVKKKLDSYLASGLLEQYQPLHHHALQSSLPILSSSRVQSSIDDSCLRGTETEDISEVTQTSATVPRTKEECQLAEDVLIKEETNSTPHCLEQYHGSLDDITFSIPEMLRELGCYAKPPNQNLSQDCRTSSTGDNQYNLYELPNISSLELGQELSQFQAIGSQEVENTSHQTSAGLSASTVENMARASDKPEHMLISDYECCRVLFSDAINNESFLSESTTDARDMVEPSGYAHPLQCRSSSTEMPESNRNLSLQSEVLDNSCSQRFLAPLLVSANDDTYVYTSETSHLFESLEQELVGDGQNGFIYTNESANSPPNDGLKNTELQKQQGSNDSSKLVPVDTFSSEPKTAESFPSFSGRENTHSDQQDLRALCYEPPRFPSLDVPFLSCDLAPSASDMQQEYSPLGIRQLMMSSMNCLTPFKPWNSPSRDDSPVAVLKSAAKTFTNTPSILKKRHRELLSPLSDKRCDKKQEIDVGISRTSQSNTINSRNSEGKENISPDSCSFQENKMQELVGQIVQQPSRILVECDSNDEISEIPCSRTSTALQDQEFPKFSNDHCAVANCSVASGTSHGSRPPTATVPPEVIGDNASKESSIEPATIFGGTPFNRSIESPSAWKSPWFINSFLFGSRMDTDVPMEDVGYLMSPGDRSYDAIGLMKQVGEHTAAACANAQEVLGNETPQSLLKGRRGKYENQTKEKSHLSNSLQGVRSTLTLDIMTERRILDFSECGTPGKATENGKSSTSTARSFSSPSSYLLKGCR; encoded by the exons ATGGAAAGGGATCCTCCGGTTTGTACTCCTTCCGATGTGCCTGGCGACAGTGGTCGGAGTATTCAAGCTCTGCACAG CCGAAGGACAAGTGGCCCTACAAGACGTTCCACCAAAGGCCAATGGACAGCTGAAGAG GATGAAATCTTGAGGAAGGCTGTCCAACGTTTCAAAGGCAAGAACTGGAAGAAAATTG CGGAATGCTTCAAGGATCGAACTGATGTGCAATGTCTACATAGATGGCAGAAGGTTTTGAATCCAGAACTTGTCAAAGGTCCATGGTCTAAAGAG GAAGATGAAACAATTGTTGAATTGGTTCAAAAGTATGGACCTAAGAAATGGTCCACCATAGCACAGCACTTACCTGGACGTATTGGTAAGCAATGTAGGGAAAG GTGGCACAATCACCTAAATCCAGCCATAAACAAGGAGGCGTGGACACAGGAAGAGGAGTTGGCACTCATTCGTGCTCATCAAATATATGGAAATAGATGGGCAGAGCTAACGAAATTCTTGCCTGGCAG GACAGACAATGCTATAAAGAACCACTGGAATAGTTCTGTGAAAAAGAAGTTGGATTCTTACTTGGCCTCCGGTTTACTTGAACAGTATCAACCCCTGCATCATCATGCACTGCAATCAAGCCTACCCATTCTTTCATCTTCAAGGGTGCAGAGCAGTATAGATGATAGCTGTCTCAGAGGGACAGAAACAGAGGACATATCTGAAGTCACTCAAACTTCAGCTACTGTTCCACGCACGAAAGAGGAATGCCAATTGGCTGAAGATGTTCTTATAAAAGAGGAAACAAACTCAACACCACATTGTCTAGAGCAATATCATGGTTCTTTGGATGACATCACGTTTTCGATTCCTGAAATGCTCCGCGAATTGGGTTGCTATGCGAAACCCCCTAACCAAAATTTGTCACAGGATTGCAGAACTTCATCAACTGGAGATAACCAATATAATTTGTACGAGTTGCCAAATATTTCTTCACTGGAATTAGGTCAAGAGTTGTCACAGTTTCAAGCAATTGGATCTCAGGAAGTAGAGAATACATCCCATCAAACTTCTGCTGGATTGAGTGCATCTACTGTCGAAAATATGGCCAGGGCTTCAGATAAACCTGAACATATGCTGATATCTGATTATGAATGTTGCAGGGTCCTTTTTTCAGATGCAATAAACAatgaatcttttctttccgAAAGTACAACGGATGCCCGAGACATGGTTGAACCGAGTGGATATGCACATCCTTTGCAGTGCCGATCATCGAGCACCGAAATGCCAGAAAGTAATAGAAACTTATCATTGCAATCAGAGGTTCTGGATAACTCATGCTCTCAACGTTTTCTAGCTCCTCTCTTGGTTTCTGCTAATGATGATACTTATGTATATACCAGTGAAACCagtcatttatttgaatctctCGAACAAGAGCTTGTAGGTGATGGACAAAATGGCTTTATCTACACCAATGAATCTGCCAACTCTCCTCCGAACGACGGTTTAAAGAACACAGAACTCCAAAAGCAGCAGGGTTCAAATGATTCATCAAAGCTTGTTCCTGTAGATACTTTTAGTTCAGAACCAAAAACTGCAGAAAGTTTTCCTTCATTTAGTGGAAGAGAGAATACTCATTCAGATCAACAGGACCTTAGAGCTCTTTGTTATGAGCCTCCTCGGTTTCCAAGCCTGGATGTTCCATTCCTTAGCTGTGATCTTGCACCATCCGCCAGTGATATGCAGCAAGAATATAGTCCACTTGGTATTCGTCAACTTATGATGTCTTCTATGAACTGTCTTACGCCATTTAAGCCATGGAACTCACCATCCCGTGATGATAGTCCCGTTGCTGTGCTGAAAAGTGCTGCTAAAACATTCACTAACACTCCATCGATTTTGAAGAAACGCCACAGAGAGCTCTTATCTCCTCTATCCGATAAACGATGCGACAAAAAGCAAGAAATTGATGTTGGCATTAGTAGAACATCGCAGAGTAACACAATCAATTCTAGAAACTCCGAAGGCAAGGAAAATATCAGTCCAGATAGCTGCAGTTTCCAGGAGAACAAAATGCAAGAACTGGTTGGCCAAATA GTCCAACAGCCTTCACGTATTCTTGTTGAATGTGATTCAAATGACGAAATTTCTGAAATTCCGTGTAGTAGAACCTCAACAGCTTTACAAGATCAAGAGTTCCCGAAATTCTCTAACGACCATTGTGCAGTTGCAAACTGTTCTGTTGCCAGTGGAACGAGCCACGGAAGCCGTCCTCCAACCGCAACGGTGCCCCCTGAGGTTATTGGTGATAATGCCTCGAAGGAGTCCTCTATTGAACCCGCAACCAT ATTCGGTGGAACTCCATTCAATAGAAGCATTGAATCTCCTTCAGCATGGAAGTCTCCCTGGTTCATCAACTCTTTTCTATTTGGTTCAAGAATGGACACTGATGTACCAATGGAG GATGTTGGATACTTGATGAGCCCAGGGGATAGGAGCTACGATGCAATTGGGCTGATGAAACAGGTAGGCGAACACACTGCCGCTGCGTGTGCGAATGCTCAGGAGGTTCTGGGAAATGAAACGCCACAATCCTTATTGAAAGGAAGACGTGGGAAATATGAGAACCAGACCAAGGAAAAGAGTCATTTAAGCAACTCACTACAAGGGGTCCGTTCCACTTTGACACTGGATATTATG ACGGAGCGACGGATTCTGGACTTCAGCGAATGTGGGACACCTGGCAAAGCGACCGAAAACGGAAAATCCTCTACGTCAACGGCTAGGAGCTTCTCGAGCCCCTCTTCTTACTTACTAAAGGGCTGCAGatag
- the LOC111805964 gene encoding indole-3-pyruvate monooxygenase YUCCA6-like, with the protein MASYVKEIGGKLSNDPFLTEEIGGGGGGEEDKMRRVWVPGPVIVGAGPSGLAAAVCLKQKGVPSIVLERSNCIASLWQLKTYDRLRLHLPKQFCELPFMSFPAEFPTYPSKNQFVSYLEVYAERFDIRPRFNETVAEAEYDHTLGFWRVRSKHGNTDEIATVTEYVSRWLIVATGENAEAVVPKLDGMDVFDGPIKHASLYKSGEEFGGKKVLVVGCGNSGMEVSLDLCEHRASPSLVVRDAVHVLPREMLGKSTFGLSIWLLKWLPVRLVDGFLLMVSRLILGDTAKFGLDRPIIGPLRLKNLSGKTPVLDVGTLAKIKTGHIKVRPSIKRLRRHAVEFVDGRIERYDSVIMATGYRSNVPSWLKEGEMFGKEDGLPRKPFGWKGKNGLYAAGFTNRGLLGSSMDAKRIAEDIERCWKADAKFCTPFTQSLPST; encoded by the exons ATGGCTTCTTATGTAAAGGAAATCGGAGGGAAGCTTTCAAACGACCCATTTCTTACAGAGGAGAtaggcggcggcggaggaggagaagaagacaAGATGCGGCGAGTTTGGGTACCGGGACCGGTGATAGTGGGTGCAGGGCCGTCGGGGCTAGCGGCGGCGGTATGTTTGAAACAAAAAGGGGTACCGAGTATTGTACTGGAGAGATCCAACTGTATAGCGTCGTTATGGCAGTTGAAAACGTATGATCGCCTACGGTTGCATCTACCGAAGCAATTCTGCGAGCTGCCGTTTATGAGTTTTCCGGCGGAATTTCCGACGTACCCTTCCAAGAATCAATTCGTGAGTTATTTGGAGGTTTACGCTGAGAGATTCGATATACGGCCGAGATTCAACGAGACAGTAGCGGAGGCGGAGTACGATCACACGCTCGGGTTTTGGCGCGTGAGGAGTAAGCATGGTAATACCGACGAGATCGCGACGGTGACGGAGTACGTTTCACGGTGGTTGATTGTCGCCACCGGTGAAAATGCGGAGGCGGTGGTACCGAAACTCGACGGAATGGACGTATTTGATGGCCCGATTAAGCACGCGAGTTTGTACAAAAGCGGCGAAGAATTTGGCGGGAAGAAAGTTTTGGTCGTCGGCTGTGGGAATTCCGGCATGGAAGTTAGTTTGGATCTCTGTGAACACAGAGCCAGCCCTTCCCTCGTCGTCAGAGACGCA GTTCACGTGCTGCCACGAGAGATGCTGGGAAAATCGACGTTTGGGCTGTCCATATGGTTGCTAAAGTGGCTGCCCGTACGTCTTGTCGATGGGTTCCTGCTGATGGTGTCCAGGCTGATTCTTGGGGACACTGCCAAATTCGGATTGGACCGGCCCATTATCGGCCCACTTCGTCTCAAGAACCTGTCCGGCAAGACACCCGTCTTGGATGTTGGTACCCTTGCCAAGATCAAAACGGGACATATTAAG GTACGTCCAAGCATCAAGCGGCTGAGACGTCATGCAGTGGAGTTTGTTGATGGAAGAATAGAAAGATATGATTCCGTTATAATGGCTACTGGTTATAGAAGCAATGTGCCCTCTTGGCTAAAG gagGGAGAAATGTTTGGGAAAGAAGATGGGTTGCCAAGGAAGCCGTTTGGGTGGAAAGGGAAAAACGGGCTATATGCTGCGGGGTTCACAAATCGTGGATTACTCGGCTCGTCAATGGATGCCAAGAGAATCGCCGAGGACATCGAACGGTGTTGGAAAGCCGACGCCAAGTTTTGTACTCCCTTCACGCAATCTCTACCCTCCACGTAG